The genome window TGGAGCAGCTTCGGAACGATACTGGCTTTATTCGTATTACAGGTGCAGGCCTGCGTGAAAGTCATCCACATGATGTACAGATTACAAAAGAAGCACCTAACTACTCGTTGTAATCGGAAGAGAGTTAATCATTTCCAGGACAGGCTCGGTGATTTTCACCGGGTCTGTCTTTTTTTGCAGATACCCCTGTGATAGAATAGAACAAGCGGTGACGATCCATGGATGGATTAAGGCGTTGCGGCGGCTATTTGACGTGAATCTATGAATATGGTTATGAAAAGCAAATGCAGTACAAGAAAAGGTTGCCAGCCAAACAGAAGCGCGGACGTCCTTTTACATAAGCATTCGCAAAATGCGGACTAAGTGACAATCGATAACGAACTTTAGGAGCAATAATATTGCTCGTTCGATACAGCGCATATAGCACACATCTCACACATCAAACATGCAGGTTAGGGAACAAGAAAATCGCAGCATAAGCTGCACTGAAGCAATTAACAATGCTTTGGAACGAAGGGAGTATTCATCATTGAAAGCCAAACACATGAATAAGAAGAAACGCCAAATGCTCAAAAAGAGCGTAGCCTCGGTAATGCTAATTAACATGCTTTGCATGTCTGCAGTAATGCCAGTCATGGCTGCTGCGAACGACTCCGGGCAGGTCCTGACTGCTGCAGCAACAACAACGAAGACGGAGAAAGCTGTACAGGTACCTGGGGTAGACTCATTGGGACTTGAGGTTAGGTCAGCCGTTCTCATGGAGGCATCAACGGGGCAGATTTTGCTCAATGTCGATGCGGATAAAGCCATGCCACCTGCCAGTATGACCAAAATGATGACAGAGTACATTGTCGCTGAACAAGTTAAACAAGGTAAACTCGGCTGGGACGATATTGTAACTGTTAAAAAGAATGCTGCACAAAGTGTCGGATCACGTATTTTCCTTGCTGAAGGGGACCAACACACAGTTAAGGATCTCTATATTGCTATGGCTGTAGGGTCTGCTAATGATGCTACGGTCGCTTTGGCTGAACATGTTGCAGGTTCGGAAGAAGCTTTCGTGAAAATGATGAATGATGAAGCGAAGCGTATGGGCATGAAGGATACGTTCTTCATCAACTCATCCGGTCTCGATCGAGCAGATATGCCTGCCGATTTCCGCCCAGCTGAAGACAAGGAAACAGTCATGTCCGCACTGGATGCTGCAATTCTATGCAGATATATCATCATGGATCACCCAGACTACAAAGATTTTACAACCATTCAATCCTATAAGTTCCGTCCAAATGATAAAGCACCAATTATTAATTATAACTGGATGCTGGAAGCGAATAAAAATATAACCAACTTCAAAAGCTATGCCTATGAAGGTCTGGATGGAATGAAAACAGGCCATACCACGAACGCAGGTAATAACTTTACAGGTACAGCCGAACGTAACGGTATGCGTCTAATCAGTGTCGTGATGGGCACAGATTCGGAATCCGCACGTTTCAGAGAAACTAAAAAGGTATTGGACTTTGGATTTAACAACTTTGAAGTGAAGCAGGCTGTCGCAGGCAAGACCAAAGTGACGGGCTGGGAAGCTGTACCTTTGAAAAAAGGTAAAGAAACAACCGTTCCTGTCGTAACAGATAATGCGGTAAGTTTCGTTGTACCCAAAGGTACTCAGAACCTGGATGTGACGTTCAAAGCTAACGTAACTGAGGCTGACAAGCTGGTAGCACCAATCAAGGCAGGTACGAAGGTTGGTACAGTAACGTATACGTATAAAGCAGATGGAATTGAGCCTCAGGAAAAAACAGTGAACTTGATCACAGCCGAAGAGGCCGATAAAGGCGGATGGTTCCGCTTGTTCTTCCGAGCTGTTAAAGATTTCTTCGTCGATCTCTTTGATGGGATCAAAAACCTGTTCTAGTTTATAGGATACTTCTTGTAAAAGAGTATGATCGTGAACTGGATGATATGTGGTCATATCATTGCCAAAATACAAGTTATTCGACCGGATGGATTGTATATTTACAGTTTTTCCGGTAAAATATCAAGTTAGAATTCACGTATAATGAGGCGGAAAATTCCAAGGTTTTTTTACCTGGTGGAGTGGGTTAACTGCTCTATATAAGGTAATGAACGACACATACATTACGGGCCGAAGTGTCCAAGTATCTTGGAGCACCGATGAAGGGCATAGAGATATCCAAACTTGCACCTTCCGAGCGTATGCAAGATCGCGGCTGGTATGAGAAGGGGAATGTGCAAATGAAGATCGGCGTATTAGCGCTTCAAGGGGCTGTCACAGAGCATATACGGAGTATTGAACGCGCTGGAGCAGAAGGTGTTGCTATCAAACAGGTTCAGCAATTGCATGATCTGGATGGTCTTATCCTTCCTGGCGGGGAAAGTACAACGATTGGCAAACTGATGCGTAATTATGGGTTTATGGATGCCATTCGAGCGTTTGCTGCTGAGGGCAAACCGGTATTTGGTACCTGTGCTGGCTTAATCGTTATGGCTAAGCACATCACGGGACAGGAAGAGGCCCATTTGGAGTTAATGGATATGACTGTATCCCGAAATGCATTTGGACGGCAGAGAGAAAGTTTTGAAACAGACTTGCCGGTCAAAGGCATCGAGGAAACGGTGAGAGCTGTGTTTATCCGGGCTCCCTTGATTGAGCGTGTTGGAGAGCAGGTAGAGGTACTCTCTACTTACAATGATGAGATTGTTACAGCTCGTCAGGGACATTTGCTGGCTTGCTCGTATCATCCGGAGTTAACGGATGACTATCGTCTGCATGCTTATTTTGTAGACATGGCCAAGTCCTACAAACACGCGGTAGACCCTAAATAGTGTATGATGTACAACCTATGATCTCCCGGTCATCGGATCACTTCCCCAGCAGCCTTGTAAGGCCGCTGATTGGCAGTTGCATCTGAACGGATGCCTGATGTTGCCGTATCTGCTTCATAGCGGGAATCGCAGCGGAGGGTCGCACCGGGGACATAGGTTGTTTTTGTGGTTACAGATTCCGATAAGTATATAGTAAGGTATACACAGTAGATTTTTGAGAATCGATTTAACATAAGGCTTCACTTCGTGGGGTTATTTAGGAGGGGTATATCGTGCTTGATGTGAAAATATTGCGGAATGAGTATGCACGTGTAGAGGAAGCATTGACTAAACGTGGCAAATCGTTGGATCTTATCGCGGGATTTACCGAGATGGATACCAAACGGCGGGAATTGCTTCAAGAGAGTGAGACGCTCAAGAGCCGTCGGAATACGGTCTCTGCGGAAGTTGCTAGACTGAAGAAGAATCGTGAAAATGCGGATGATCTGATTGTGGAGATGCGCGAAGTCTCTGATCGAATCAAAGCCATGGACGAAGAAGTTCGGGAACTGGAAGTGAAGATCAATGATCTCACCATGGCGATTCCGAATATTCCTAACGAAAGTGTACCTGTTGGAGCTTCTGAAGACGACAATGTTGAGATTCGCCGCTGGGAAGAGCCAAAGTCATTTACTTTTGCACCAAAAGCCCACTGGGAAGTTGCTCAAGATCTCGATATCCTTGATTTTGAAGCAGCTGCCAAAGTAACAGGATCTCGGTTTACCTTTTATAAAGGGCTGGGTGCCCGTCTGGAACGTGCATTAATCAACTTTATGATGGATCTGCACAGCGATCAGCATGGATATGAAGAGATTCTGCCCCCATACATCGTTAATCGGGATAGCTTGTTTGGAACAGGCCAACTGCCTAAGTTTGAAGAAGATCTGTTCAAGTTGAAAGATACCGAATATTATCTGATCCCTACTGCTGAAGTTCCGGTAACGAACTATCATCGCGAAGAGATTCTGAATGTAGATCAATTGCCGAAGCACTTTGTGGCATACAGCTCATGTTTCCGTTCTGAAGCTGGTTCGGCTGGACGGGATACACGCGGATTGATTCGCCAGCATCAGTTTAACAAAGTAGAGCTGCTTAAGCTCTCTACTCCGGAGACTTCGTATGAAGAGTTGGAGCAAATGACTCAAAATGCGGAGCGTGTGCTTCAATTATTGGGATTGCCGTATCGCGTTCTGACACTGTGTACCGCGGATATGGGCTTCACATCAGCTAAAACGTATGATATTGAAGTATGGTTACCTGAGAGCAACACCTATCGTGAGATTTCCTCCTGCTCCAACTGTGAGGACTTCCAGGCACGCCGTGCCAATATCCGTTTCCGCAGAGATCCAAAAGCCAAACCGGAATTTGTGCATACATTGAACGGGTCAGGATTGGCCGTTGGACGGACGGTAGCCGCTATCCTGGAGAACTATCAACAGGAAGATGGTACGGTTGTTATCCCTGAAGCATTGCGACCTTATATGGGCGGAAAAAGTGTGATTGCACGTCGCTCTTAAGCGAGAGTTAACCATCCTTATCAAGAGGAATACAAATTCAATCCGTCATTTTGAATGACGGATTGAAGTGTTTTGTATCATAGAGACATTTGTCTGATACGGATCATAAATTTTAATAATAAAAAAGGTTGCATTATGTTGTCGAGATATGGTATGATACTTTTCGTGGCAAGTTTATAAAAGTTAATTCCCTGGAGAGGTACCGAAGCGGTCATAACGGGGCGGTCTTGAAAACCGTTAGGGGGCAACTCCACGTGGGTTCGAATCCCACCCTCTCCGCCATACTACACTTATAACAAGGATTCGAGCGATCTCGCTCGGGTCCTTTTTTGCGTTATGCGATTGTTTAACGGAGTGATGGTACGGGTTGGTGACCCGTGTATACGTTGCTCAGTACAACATTATATTTTGAGTACGTCTGATATGTATAAAAACATCTTCATCGCCGCACTTTATAGGAGTGGAGGTGGTAAGATGAATCGCGAGTTAAACATCGATCAGACAGAGCTTGTAGGGGCTTGGCAAGAGCGTTTGCCTCAAGTCTTGAATGTGGGTGATCAGGCTCAAGTAATGGCGGATGAGGCCGATCAGCAGGCCATTCGGATACACATTGCGACAGCAGGTCATGAGATGTATTCTTTTGATTTCAAATGTGAGTATGTGGATTCCCGTGAAGTCAGTGTCCAGCTGATTGATGTGGAACGGGATGGACGAACAACAGATGAGCGTACAGAGCCAATTCAGGAACTGGCCCACGATTATACAAGGCACATTCACGAATGCGCTCAGTCGTTACAATCCCAGACGCGACAATAGCTTGAAATCTCAAGGAGTGAACTCAATTGACTAAAGCCAAAGCGGGAGTAGACAAAAACCTGCAAAATGTAGTTGATGATCTGGAGCAGCCAGCCGTAAACAGTCACCATGCCCAGCAAATCCAGCAAGATATCAATGATCGCCGTCATCAGGATGCACTAAATCATGATAAAACGGAAGATAGGGACCCATCCCATTCCTAACATTGATGAGGGGGCAACATTATGAGCAAACCGAAAACAATTCCTGTACCGGAAGCGCAAGCTGCCGAACAGCATCATCATTCATCCAAACGTTCTTCCATGCAGGAGCCATTATCCGGTTCCAAAAAAGTAAAAAATCAAAATCATGTGGATCATTTGAATCCTCAAGGTTAACTTAGAAGAAGATTTAAGCAAAAGTCCCTTGTTACCTAACAGGGGGCTTTTGCGTATTCATACATATACAAAGACAGGCATATGGTTATTTCCAAACCTCACGTAGGTCTTTGTAGCCATTTTAAAGAGGAAAGATCACATTTTTCCCAAATTAGGTTTCAGTATCTGGTGATATGGTATATCATTGATATTGAATTACTTTTTTTGGGGTTATCACGAGAGGAGAGAAACAAATGACTAAACGTATGGGGGCGCTTCTTCTTACGTTGCTGTTGACCGTATCCATGGCCTTGACAGCATGTAGCAGCAAGCAGGAACCAAAAGAGGCATTGAAGACGGCTGCGGCCAATGCTTCCAAATTAACTTCGTATGAAATGAGTTCCAACTTCACTATTAATGAATTGAGCTATAAACCTGGGGATGCTTCACAGACTGATCCTACTATGACTCAGTTTATGAGCATGTTGAAGGATGCTCAGTTGAATGTAACAGGTGTATACCAAAGTGAGCCAATGCAGACAGAGATGACTCTTGGCATTGAACTTAAAGGCGATATGGGTATGACCTTTACCATTCCAATGGTGATGACTGCTGAGAAACTCTATGTGAAAGTGCCAAATATTCCGTTCTTCCCGATTCCAGAGAACGTTGTTGGCAAATTCCTGGAACTTGATCTGAAAGAACTGGCTGAGCAAGAGGGTACGGAATGGAACCCGGATGCTATGGACGCAGCCAAAACTCAAAAGCTGAGCAACGAAGTCATGGACGCAGTGCTGAGCGAATACGATCAAGCTAAATTCTTCAAAAACCTGGACACCAAAGATGCACAACTTCCTGAAGGTGTAGATGCGAAGCAGGTTGTACAATTCTCGGTGAATAATGACAATGTTAAAGAAGCCGTTACTGTACTGGTAACAAAAGCTATGCCTAAAGTGTTGGATATTCTGTCCAAAGAGGAATATCGTGAAATGCTGCAAATGGATCAGGCTGATATCGACAAAGCTAAAGAAGATTTGAAAATCACTGAAGCAGATCAGGCTGAAATGGCTAAAGACTTGGATAAATTGAAAGATGTTCTGACAATTAACCAATTCAACATCGACTTCGCATTGGACAAAAACGACTTCCCTGTATATCAGAAGATGGTCGCTGATGTGTTGATCAAGCCAGAAGATACGAAAGACGAAGTGAAACTGGCATTTACCGGTTCCAATACGTACACCAAGATTAACGAAAAAGCAGCATTCAAAATTAACATCCCTACGGGCGATGACGTAATTACTATGCAAGAGTTCGAAGAACTGATGAGCGCTTCATACGGATACTAATCTCGCTGAGTTCAAACCGTCTGTGATTCAAGTGAAGGATAATCTCCTTCTGCTTGGATTCAGGCGGTTTTTTTATGCTACATAGCGTAAGAGGGTATATCCACCGAATGATTGATCTTGGATTTTGAATGGTGGCTAAGGTTACATACCAATAAAACCGTACTCTCTCCTACATAAATAGGGTAGCACGGTTTTAAAGATTGAATGTGCATCATGTTGAATTGGGGATACAGACAGCTATGTGGTGGAGCTTCTAAATTAGTTAATCCGCAAGTCCATCCAAGTCTTCAGCAAGTACAGCATAGATCTGATGATCCTGATATTTGCCGTTGATCTTGAGGTATTTGCGAGCCGTACCTTCAAACTGGAACCCGTTCTTCTCCAATACGCGCTGCGAACCTTTGTTGGTAGGCAATACCGCAGCCTGGACCCGATTTAACTTCAGCGCACGGAAGCCGTAGGCTACGGCCAGTTTAACCGCTGCTGTCATTCGTCCGCCGCCCTGATAATCCGGATGGATAAAGTAACCCATATCAGCATAATTGGCAACGCCTAATACGACATTGTTAAGACTTACTTGTCCAATCAACAGGCTGTCTTTAATGGTATAGATTCCAAATTGGTAACCTGTACCTTCTTCTGCTGCATTGACCCGATCCTCGATTCGTTGAGTCTGAGCATCCAATGTATAGAAATCATCTTCTCGCAAGGGTTCTACGGACTGGTATGGGATTCGTGTGGTCTGAATCAGATCCAGATAGGATTGTGTATCTTGGGGTGTGAGCAACCGAAGGCTTATGCCATTGGCTGTGTCATATAGGGTTAACGCCATTACAGCACACTTCCTTTCCAATTGGGATGTTTGTAGTCGGTAATTATTTTAACTTTTGACGCAGACTTCTGAAAAATTGAGTTAGCATCGTGGAGCATTCGGGCTGAAGAATATCCGGGATCACTTCGGTTCGATGGTTAAATCGAGGCTCCTGTAGCAGGTTCATCAGTGTACCTGCACAGCCTGCCTTGGGATCAGCCGTACCAAAGATTACGCGGGGAACCCTGGATTGTACAATGGCGCCTGCACACATGGGACAAGGTTCCAGTGTGACGTACAGAGAACAATCCAACAAGCGCCAAGCTCCGATGGTCTCGCTTGCCTGACGAATAGCCACCATCTCTGCATGGGCGGTAGAATCCAGTGTCGTTTCTCGCAGATTGTACCCTCGGCCAACAATTTGGTTATTTTGTACAATTACAGCTCCAATCGGCACTTCCCCAAGGGCCTCGGCTTTGTATGCCTCAGCAATGGCCTCCCGCATCCAATGCTCATGTTGAGCTTCCTCGGATAATTGTGAAAGGTCGGGCTGGAGAGAATGGTCATTCATTACAATATAACTCCTTCCAAAAAGCATTTATTCAGCGAACAGGCATTCGGGTTGTTAACATGTTGTGTATAGAAATGTGGATAACCGTATAGTTGCTCACATAGTTATAAACAAACTATCCACAAGCCTGTGGGTATGTGGACAAATACAGTGATTAATTTCATTGTAGAGTTCAAAAATGCAAAAAACAACGAATTTCGAGCTTTTCCGTCATTCGGTAACTTTTGGTCACAGGTCAATTATCCTTTTCAAAAAGACATACAAGCGTTATGATGGAGATAGGTTTTGCCATATATCGCCAGAGGGTACAAGCCGAGAGGTGAACAAAAAAACTTGTCTATTAAAACGAAATTATCCATGATTATGTCCTGCTCAGTGCTCGTTATTTTAGTGTTGAATATCGCACTGAGTTATTATACTACAGAAGAGAATCTGAGGCAGGACAGTGAAACCAAGATGGTACTCACTGCAAAGCAGATTGCAATTGCTGTCGAACAGAATCAATACAGTTCAGATTATGTAAAAAGGCAGATTGGAAACAATCTGTGGCTTGCTGCTGTCATGGCAGCGGAAGAGTTGGACCCGGATATTAATAATATCACAAATGAAGAACTTGTTCGCTTGAGTCAAAAGGTCGGCGTTTCGCATATTTCATTGATGGAACAGACGGATGATGATATTGTGGTTAGCCGCTCATCAGATCCAAGAGAGATCGGGCTGTCCACCAAATCCATGACCTATTGGTATCAGGCGTTTAAACAATTATTTGAAAAACAACAGGTAACGATTCCTCAAGGGCAGAAGCTGGAGCATTTCTGGTCCGATGGTTTCGAGTATTCGACATCCAGTCCCTCGGATATTGATATCTGGGGTTACTACCATGATGGAAAGAGAAACTACATAATCAATCCCTTCTATAATAATACGGAAGTTGATGACTATGTGAAAATTTCTAGTCCGGATGAGATTTTGAATAAAATCCGTGAGGTCAATCCCTCCATTCTGGAGATTACAGGCATCAATCCATTGACTTTTGGCAGCCCGAACATGGGTGATGACGGAAGAGATTCGAATTTTAGCAAGTTGAATAACAGACCTATTCGGTTTGGCACGTATCAGTATGGATCTACCGATGAAGATCATCGTGCTGTTGTGCGCGCCATTCGGACAGGGCAGAATGTATCTTTTGTCAGTGAAACGCACGAACAGAAGGTGCTGAAGAGTT of Paenibacillus sp. FSL R5-0517 contains these proteins:
- a CDS encoding D-alanyl-D-alanine carboxypeptidase family protein, giving the protein MKAKHMNKKKRQMLKKSVASVMLINMLCMSAVMPVMAAANDSGQVLTAAATTTKTEKAVQVPGVDSLGLEVRSAVLMEASTGQILLNVDADKAMPPASMTKMMTEYIVAEQVKQGKLGWDDIVTVKKNAAQSVGSRIFLAEGDQHTVKDLYIAMAVGSANDATVALAEHVAGSEEAFVKMMNDEAKRMGMKDTFFINSSGLDRADMPADFRPAEDKETVMSALDAAILCRYIIMDHPDYKDFTTIQSYKFRPNDKAPIINYNWMLEANKNITNFKSYAYEGLDGMKTGHTTNAGNNFTGTAERNGMRLISVVMGTDSESARFRETKKVLDFGFNNFEVKQAVAGKTKVTGWEAVPLKKGKETTVPVVTDNAVSFVVPKGTQNLDVTFKANVTEADKLVAPIKAGTKVGTVTYTYKADGIEPQEKTVNLITAEEADKGGWFRLFFRAVKDFFVDLFDGIKNLF
- the pdxT gene encoding pyridoxal 5'-phosphate synthase glutaminase subunit PdxT; translated protein: MKIGVLALQGAVTEHIRSIERAGAEGVAIKQVQQLHDLDGLILPGGESTTIGKLMRNYGFMDAIRAFAAEGKPVFGTCAGLIVMAKHITGQEEAHLELMDMTVSRNAFGRQRESFETDLPVKGIEETVRAVFIRAPLIERVGEQVEVLSTYNDEIVTARQGHLLACSYHPELTDDYRLHAYFVDMAKSYKHAVDPK
- the serS gene encoding serine--tRNA ligase, with the protein product MLDVKILRNEYARVEEALTKRGKSLDLIAGFTEMDTKRRELLQESETLKSRRNTVSAEVARLKKNRENADDLIVEMREVSDRIKAMDEEVRELEVKINDLTMAIPNIPNESVPVGASEDDNVEIRRWEEPKSFTFAPKAHWEVAQDLDILDFEAAAKVTGSRFTFYKGLGARLERALINFMMDLHSDQHGYEEILPPYIVNRDSLFGTGQLPKFEEDLFKLKDTEYYLIPTAEVPVTNYHREEILNVDQLPKHFVAYSSCFRSEAGSAGRDTRGLIRQHQFNKVELLKLSTPETSYEELEQMTQNAERVLQLLGLPYRVLTLCTADMGFTSAKTYDIEVWLPESNTYREISSCSNCEDFQARRANIRFRRDPKAKPEFVHTLNGSGLAVGRTVAAILENYQQEDGTVVIPEALRPYMGGKSVIARRS
- a CDS encoding small acid-soluble spore protein P; translated protein: MSKPKTIPVPEAQAAEQHHHSSKRSSMQEPLSGSKKVKNQNHVDHLNPQG
- a CDS encoding GNAT family protein, whose protein sequence is MALTLYDTANGISLRLLTPQDTQSYLDLIQTTRIPYQSVEPLREDDFYTLDAQTQRIEDRVNAAEEGTGYQFGIYTIKDSLLIGQVSLNNVVLGVANYADMGYFIHPDYQGGGRMTAAVKLAVAYGFRALKLNRVQAAVLPTNKGSQRVLEKNGFQFEGTARKYLKINGKYQDHQIYAVLAEDLDGLAD
- the tadA gene encoding tRNA adenosine(34) deaminase TadA; its protein translation is MNDHSLQPDLSQLSEEAQHEHWMREAIAEAYKAEALGEVPIGAVIVQNNQIVGRGYNLRETTLDSTAHAEMVAIRQASETIGAWRLLDCSLYVTLEPCPMCAGAIVQSRVPRVIFGTADPKAGCAGTLMNLLQEPRFNHRTEVIPDILQPECSTMLTQFFRSLRQKLK